Proteins from a genomic interval of Candidatus Acetothermia bacterium:
- the disA gene encoding DNA integrity scanning diadenylate cyclase DisA, which produces MGPRRDARLELLRRTAPGTPLREAIDRVVQLGRGGLILIADREVASPVIAAGFELNAPFTPQAIGELSKMDRAVVVDEDLRTILYANAHLVPDPTLPSQETGTRHRVAEQIARQLDRPVIAISEERRQVTLYRGEWKYELQEIQTLISQVSQGLLILDRYRRELRDLLTELAPLEFEQRVLPYHVAAVIQRILQMLDLEKEIKLSLVELGMHKELPERHLAGLMRGVREELEFIVRDFQTDPSRPVEEVMAELLGMGREDLVNPEAVLKPLGLVDEEDLERPLPSRGYRLLSKIPRLPMSVIERLVQEVGALDQLQRANRRQLEKVKGIGEARARAIKYGLARFKTGYAAILEGF; this is translated from the coding sequence ATGGGGCCAAGACGCGATGCACGGCTGGAACTCCTGCGGCGCACGGCGCCCGGGACGCCCCTGCGCGAGGCGATCGACAGGGTGGTCCAGCTCGGCCGTGGCGGGCTGATCCTCATCGCCGACCGCGAGGTCGCCAGCCCGGTCATCGCCGCCGGGTTCGAGCTGAACGCCCCGTTCACCCCCCAGGCCATCGGCGAGCTCTCCAAGATGGACCGGGCGGTGGTGGTGGACGAAGACCTGCGCACCATCCTCTACGCCAACGCCCACCTCGTGCCCGACCCCACCCTCCCCTCCCAGGAGACGGGCACCCGCCACCGGGTGGCCGAGCAGATCGCCCGACAGCTCGACCGCCCGGTGATCGCCATCTCCGAGGAACGTCGCCAGGTGACCCTGTACCGCGGGGAGTGGAAGTACGAGCTCCAAGAGATCCAAACCCTGATCAGCCAGGTCTCCCAGGGGCTCCTCATCCTGGATCGGTATCGCCGGGAGCTACGGGACCTCCTGACCGAGCTCGCTCCGCTGGAGTTCGAGCAGCGGGTGTTGCCCTACCACGTGGCCGCAGTCATCCAGCGCATCCTCCAGATGCTCGACCTGGAGAAGGAGATCAAGCTCAGCCTGGTGGAGCTGGGGATGCACAAGGAGCTGCCGGAGCGGCATCTGGCCGGGCTGATGCGAGGGGTGCGAGAGGAGCTGGAGTTCATCGTACGGGATTTCCAGACGGACCCGTCCCGGCCGGTGGAAGAGGTGATGGCGGAACTGCTGGGCATGGGCCGGGAGGACCTGGTGAACCCGGAGGCGGTGCTCAAGCCGCTCGGCCTGGTGGACGAGGAGGATCTGGAGCGGCCGCTGCCCTCGCGCGGGTACCGGCTGCTCTCAAAGATCCCCAGGCTGCCGATGTCGGTCATCGAGCGGCTGGTGCAGGAGGTCGGAGCGCTGGACCAACTGCAGCGCGCCAACCGGCGGCAGTTGGAGAAGGTGAAGGGGATCGGGGAGGCGCGGGCGCGGGCGATCAAGTACGGCTTGGCCCGGTTCAAGACCGGCTACGCCGCCATCCTGGAGGGGTTCTAA
- a CDS encoding purine-nucleoside phosphorylase, with amino-acid sequence MENRRFENVNMPCGVEVPKEIERIEQAAAALARLGRPEVAVVLGSGLSQVLPLQGERTLRFPDIPGFPAPTVAGHAGEVAVGEVSGRTVLVQRGRVHYYEGHELGEVVFPVRVYAVLGVKVLVLTNASGAIAFGLEPGDLVLVSDHINLLGGNPLRGPNLDRLGPRFPDMTAAYDPELRRRAREAAQDLGITVKEGVYLATTGPSYETPAEIRAFRALGADLVGMSTVPEAIAARHAGLRVLAISCVTNLAAGVSPTPLSHDEVIAITRRKAGELGRLLLALIPNL; translated from the coding sequence ATGGAAAACCGGAGGTTCGAGAACGTGAACATGCCGTGTGGAGTTGAGGTCCCCAAGGAAATAGAGCGCATCGAGCAGGCGGCAGCGGCCCTGGCCCGGCTCGGGCGGCCGGAGGTGGCGGTGGTGTTGGGCTCGGGACTGTCTCAGGTGCTCCCGCTTCAGGGGGAGCGCACGCTCCGGTTCCCCGACATCCCCGGGTTCCCCGCCCCGACCGTGGCCGGCCACGCCGGCGAGGTGGCGGTGGGTGAGGTTTCCGGGCGGACGGTGCTCGTGCAGCGGGGGCGGGTCCACTACTACGAGGGCCACGAGCTTGGGGAAGTGGTGTTCCCGGTGCGGGTCTACGCCGTCCTGGGGGTGAAGGTCCTCGTGCTCACCAACGCCTCCGGGGCGATCGCGTTCGGCCTGGAGCCGGGGGACCTGGTGCTCGTCTCCGACCACATCAACCTGCTCGGGGGGAACCCCCTGCGCGGGCCGAACCTGGACCGGCTCGGCCCGCGGTTCCCGGACATGACTGCGGCCTACGACCCCGAGCTGCGTCGGCGGGCCCGGGAGGCGGCCCAGGACCTGGGGATCACCGTCAAGGAGGGGGTGTACCTGGCGACCACCGGGCCGTCGTACGAGACCCCGGCGGAGATCCGGGCGTTCCGGGCCCTCGGGGCAGACCTGGTGGGGATGTCCACCGTGCCCGAGGCCATCGCCGCCCGCCACGCCGGCCTGCGGGTGCTCGCGATTTCCTGCGTCACCAACCTCGCCGCCGGGGTGTCCCCGACCCCCCTCTCCCACGACGAGGTCATCGCCATCACCCGCCGCAAGGCGGGCGAGCTCGGCCGGCTCCTCCTCGCGCTGATCCCCAACCTCTAG
- a CDS encoding PKD domain-containing protein, which translates to MKKLFAAAMLGALAALVGCTPQVGPATKILAVITAAPTQGQAPLQVHFDATRSTDPEGALTDFLWDFGDGSPVASGREVDHTFDRAGEYMVTLVVVGPSGTGRATTVVRALNNPPTAAFTFYPRDPFEDEEVTFDGSGSSDPDGDIVRWTWDFGDGATGDGEIVRHTFANPGQYLVVLTVTDSAGAEGRTSGLVTVGDCSSGRCGRRR; encoded by the coding sequence ATGAAGAAGCTTTTCGCGGCGGCGATGTTGGGGGCATTGGCAGCCCTGGTCGGGTGTACGCCCCAGGTCGGGCCGGCCACCAAGATCCTGGCGGTGATCACCGCCGCCCCGACCCAGGGGCAGGCGCCCCTCCAGGTGCACTTCGACGCCACCCGCTCCACCGACCCCGAGGGCGCACTCACCGACTTCCTGTGGGACTTCGGCGATGGGAGCCCGGTCGCCTCTGGCCGAGAGGTGGACCACACCTTCGACCGCGCCGGCGAGTACATGGTCACCCTGGTGGTGGTGGGCCCGTCCGGCACCGGCCGGGCCACCACCGTCGTGCGCGCCCTGAACAACCCGCCCACGGCCGCGTTCACGTTCTACCCCCGGGACCCGTTCGAGGACGAGGAGGTGACCTTCGATGGGTCCGGATCGTCCGATCCTGACGGGGACATCGTGCGCTGGACCTGGGACTTCGGCGATGGGGCCACCGGGGACGGGGAGATCGTGCGCCACACGTTCGCCAATCCCGGCCAGTACCTGGTGGTCCTCACCGTGACCGACAGCGCCGGGGCCGAGGGCCGCACGAGCGGGCTCGTGACCGTGGGCGACTGCAGTTCCGGACGCTGCGGACGACGGAGATAG
- a CDS encoding PKD domain-containing protein, producing the protein MRGRYLIVGGGLAVALALGGCVAKFQMKPPEALFALRPSEGVAPLTVICDGSLSFADQGRITEYIWDFGDGSRGLGPVVSHTYERGGTYRVMLEVYDERGLSSRRETQVTVRFPAPTARFTYAPWRPGTGETIVFDASASTSPNGAIVEYRWAFGNGQWASGRSVEHRYWYGGGYPVTLTVVDAAGQEHTVTQVVEVQGGPGCQAP; encoded by the coding sequence ATGCGCGGAAGGTACCTGATCGTGGGCGGCGGGCTGGCCGTGGCGTTGGCCCTGGGAGGGTGCGTGGCCAAGTTCCAGATGAAACCGCCTGAGGCCCTGTTTGCCCTGCGCCCGAGCGAGGGGGTGGCCCCGCTCACCGTGATCTGCGATGGGTCCCTGTCGTTCGCCGACCAGGGGAGGATCACCGAGTACATCTGGGACTTCGGCGACGGTTCCCGGGGCTTGGGCCCGGTGGTGTCCCACACCTACGAGCGGGGCGGCACCTACCGGGTGATGCTGGAGGTGTACGACGAGCGGGGGCTGTCCAGCCGGCGAGAAACCCAGGTCACGGTGCGTTTCCCTGCCCCCACCGCCCGCTTCACCTACGCCCCGTGGCGGCCCGGGACCGGGGAGACCATCGTGTTCGATGCCTCCGCCTCCACCAGCCCCAACGGCGCGATCGTCGAGTATCGCTGGGCGTTCGGAAACGGACAGTGGGCCAGTGGTCGGTCGGTGGAACACCGGTACTGGTACGGCGGAGGGTACCCGGTGACCCTGACCGTGGTGGACGCGGCCGGCCAGGAGCACACGGTCACCCAAGTGGTCGAGGTCCAGGGCGGCCCGGGGTGCCAGGCCCCGTGA